The Desulfuromonas sp. region ACTGGATGAGACGGTCAAAAGCTTGGAAATTCGTTAAACGCCCAGACACTTTCACGATTTTTTCGGAAACCCGGTGTTGAATATGAATTTTTTCAACAGCATCAAAAAGAAAGTCTGGCTGTGCGTCAACGTGGCTTTTTTCGGCTTCCTGGTGGCTACCCTTTCGATGCTGTACTCCAACACCCAGGTGTCCGAACACCTGGCCATAACAGAGGATTTTGATTTTCCTCTAGCCCAAAAAAGTACCAGGGTACTCAACCTCTTCAAGGAGCAGAAGGCTCTCTACGAAGAGGGCTATCTCGTCGGGCAGGCGGAGTCGGTCGCCGAGGCCAACCGTCTTGGGATCGAAATCCTCGCCGTGTTCGACGAAATGCTCTCCCTCAAGGGAGACGCGCGCTACCAGCACATGGAGGAACATCGGGGCTGCGACAAGTTGATCTATATGTACCGCGAATATTTCGATCTCGCATCCCGACTCTACCCAGTTCTTGCCCGGGGCGAAGACCCGACGACACGTCTCGAGGAGGTTCGCAAGGTAGGGCTTTTCCAAACAGAACTTCTCGCCAAGCTGACCAAGTCCGCCGAAAAATACAACAAGACGGTGATCGACGACCTCGCCTTTCTGAAGGTGAGGGCCAGATACTCCAACATCTTCCTCATCAACCTGTTCGCCCTGGTTCTCCTGGTCACCCTCATCCTGGTCAATTACGTGGGCAATCGGATGCTGATCAGACCCCTGGGCCATATCAAGGAGATGGTGGGGCGCTTCGGCAGGGGCGAAACGATCCATCCGCCCGAGATGAACCTGGAGTCCCGGGACGAGATCGCCCAGTTGGGATCCGCGTTTTTACAGATGACGGAAAACCTCCTCAAAACGACGGTTTCCAAGGCCTATGTAGACAACATCCTGGAGAATATGCGCGACGGCCTCGTGGTGGTCGGCGAGGACCTGAACATCAAAACGGTCAACAAGGCCCTTCTCGACATGCTCGGGTACGAGCAAGGGAAAGCGCTTGGGGAACAGATCGACGCCATTCTTGTAACGGCCGGGGAGGGGAGGGCGACACCGGCGACCCTTGTGTGCCAGAACGAGGAAAGAAAATTTCGGGCCAGCGATGGGAGGCAGATTCCGATCCTTTTCTCAGGGACCGAGCTTTTCGACGGGGACGGTCATACTCAGGGATACGTCTGTGTCGGGATCGACATCACCGATCTGAAACGGGCCCAGATGAAGATCGAGGAGCAGCACCGGTTCCTGAACAATATTTTCGATTCCATCCAGCATCCCTTCTACGTCGTCAACGTGGCCGACTACACCATATCTATGTCCAATTCCGTCTTTCGGCCCGAAGGCGGCCTCGGGGACGTCACCTGCCACCAACTGACCCACGATTCGCCGGTCCCATGCCGCGGCGAGGAGCATATCTGCCCCCTCAAGGAGGTGGTCCGGACAAAAGAACCGGTGACCACCGAACACCTCCACGGGGACCGGATTTTCGAGGTGCATGGCTATCCCATTTTCGACGCCGCCGGAGAGGTGGTCCAGATGATCGAGTATTCCCTCGACATCACCGAGCGCAAGGAAGCCGAACGGCGCCTGGCCCAACTCGCCGAGGTCGATTTCCTGACCGGTCTGCCCAACCGCAAGGTCCTGCACGACAACCTGAAGCAGGCCCTGGCCCTGGCCCGGCGGCAGGGACAGAGGGTGGGGGTGCTGTTCCTGGACCTCGACCGGTTCAAGGTCATCAACGATTCCCTGGGTCACACCTTCGGGGACCTCCTCCTCAAGTCGGTCGGCCAGCGCTTGGCCGGGTGCCTGCGGGAGAGTGACATCATCGCCCGCTTTGGCGGTGACGAGTTCGTCGTCATCCTTCCGGGAATGGTCGAAGAGAAGGATGCCTCTCTGGCCGCAGAAAGGATTATAGAGGGGCTGGAGGAGCCAATCGAAGTGGAAGGGCACACCATCTTCTGCTCGACCAGCATCGGCATCGCGGTCTACCCTCATGACGGGTCGGACCCGGAGGCCCTGCTGAAAAACGCCGACACAGCCATGTACCTTGCCAAGGGGCAGGGAGGCGGCTGTTATCAGTTCTTCTCCCGCGAGATGGATGTCCAGACCCAGGACCGACTGAACCTAGAAAACCAGATGCGCCGCGCCCTGCAGCAGAAGGATTTCCTCCTTCACTTCCAACCCCAGTTCGATATCCGCAACCACCAGGTCATCGGCAGCGAGGCCCTGGTTCGCTGGAAGGGTGGCGATGGGGAACTGATCCCTCCGGGCCGGTTCATTCCCCTGGCCGAGGAGACCGGCCTGATCATCCCCCTCGGCGAATGGATTCTGCGCAGTGCCTGCGCCCAGAACAAGGCCTGGCAACGGGCCGGCCTGAAACCGACCACCGTGGCCGTCAACATTTCGGGCCGCCAGCTCCAGCAGGATGATTTCATCGGAATGGTCGAGAGAGTGCTTGAGGAGACCGGCCTCGATGCGAAGTATCTGGAACTGGAACTGACGGAAAGCACCATCATTCAGAATGTTCAGAAAAACATTTTGATATTGCGCCGCCTCAAAGAAATGGGCATCAGCCTGGCCATCGACGATTTCGGCACCGGCTACTCATCCCTGAGCTACCTGAAGGACTTTCCCATCGACCGGCTCAAGATCGACAGGGCCTTTATCCGGCATATCGGGGAGAGGGCGGCCGACGAGGCCTTCGCCAAAGCTATCATTGCCATGTCCCGCAGCCTTGGCGTGGAGGTCCTCGCCGAGGGGGTGGAGGCCCGCTCCCAACTCGTCTTTCTTCAGCTCAACGAATGCCATCATGCCCAGGGTTTTTTCCTCGGCAAGCCTCTCCCCGCCGACGAGTTCACCGCCCTCCTCGAGTCCCCCCGGGACCTCATCCCTTCACTGTCCCTCGTCAAGCCCTGAATTTGTTCTAGAAAAACGCTCCCTCCTCGGATATCTTGGGGTCATTCTATATTTCTCATCTCAGAGGAGAACTGCATCGAGCCATGATCATCGAAGACCTGACCATGCCCGAATTCGCCGAAGGATTGAACCAAACCCGGACCGTCCTCATCCCCTTCGGCTCCACAGAGGAGCACGGTCCCCACCTGCCCCTGGCCACGGACACCCTGCATGCCGTCGAGGTAGGGCGCAGGTTGGCTCAGCGGCGCCCGATCTTTATCGCCCCGCCGATCCCCTACGGCGTCTGCCGGTAGACCTCCCAGCACGCGGGGACGCTCTCCATCACGACGGCGACCCTGAAGGCCCTCGCCCTCGATATCGTCTCCGCGCTCCATCGGCAGGGTCTGCGCAACTTCGTCCTGCTCACCGGGCATGCCGGGGGGACCCACACCTCGGCCCTCATCGACGCCGGCGAGGAACTTCTGCTGCGGTTCGACGACATCCGGGTCGCGGTTCTGTCCGAATACATGCTTGCATCGCGGCAGGGGCGTGGAATCATCGAAACCGAAGGGGATTCCCACGCCGGGGAGATCGAAACCTCGCGGATCCTCCACTCCCACCCCCATCTGGTGAAGGGGAGGGCGGAGAGGGAGTTTCCCTCCTTTCCGAACGGTATTCTGGTTAGAGACAAGCGCAAGTACTGGCCGGGAGGGGTCTGGGGGGATCCGACCAAGGCATCGGCAGAGAAGGGGGCTCGCATCGAGGAGGTGGTGTTGGACGCTTTGAACAGGCTGGTGGAGAAGTTGGAAAACTGGCAGGAGTAAGGTCGTCCGAAGCCGAACCCGTCGGTTCAGGGGAGGCCGGTCACGAAGCTGGGGGGGGCGGCGTCCTCAGGGAGACGATTTTGTCGGGCCGAACTTTTTCTCGAGGGCCTTTTTGACCACCGGAGGGACGAAGGAATCGACGGGGCCCTTCAGGGAGGCGACCTCCTTGACGATGGACGAACTCAGGTAGCCGTAGGGGACCGAAGTCATCATGAACAGGGTCTCCACTTTTTCCTGAACGGTGTGGTTCATCTGGGCGATCTGGAACTCGTACTCGAAATCGGAAACCGCCCGAAGTCCACGCAAGATGACACGGGATTCTCGGGACACCACGTAGTCGACCAGCAGGCCGTCAAAAGTGTCCAATTCCAGGCGGGGTTCGTTCCCAACGGCTTCGCGGATCATCTCCAGGCGTTCATCGATGGTGAAAAGGGCGTTTTTTTCCGAATTCCGAGCGACCGCCACGACGATTTTGTCGAAGACCTGGAGGCCGCGCTGGATGATGTCCAGGTGGCCGTAGGTGACAGGGTCGAAAGACCCTGGATACACTGCAACATGACTCGGCATTACCCTTGCGCTTTCTGCTCGTTGTGGGTGAGAAGATGAACCGCCGTCGCTCCGTAATTGCGGCTTTCGCATAGAACCAGCCCGCCCGGCAGCGGTGCGACATCCTCGCCACGGGCCTCTTCGGCGACAATCCAGCCCCCAGGGGCGAGGAGCCCGCGAACGGCGATGGCCTCCAGCACGGTCGGAACCAGCCCCTTCCGGTATGGCGGGTCGAGAAAGATCAGGTCGAAGGGGCGCTCGGCGGGCAGGCGGGGGAGGGCCGAGAGAACGTCCTGACTCCTGAACTCCGCCCGCTCCAGGAACTCGCAGGCGCGGAGGTTCTCGGTAATGAGCCGGGCGGCTTCCGCCCCCTGGTCGATCAATACGGCCCGGCCGGCCCCCCTGCTCAGGGCCTCCAGGGCCATGGCGCCGGTCCCCGAAAAGAGATCCAGGACCGAGTTGCCGGAAAGGGTGCCGGCCCTGCTGAAAAGAATGCTGAAGATCGCCTCGCGCACCCGGTCCGGCGTGGGGCGGATATGGCGGCCGGAAAATGTCGCCAGCTTTTTGCCCTTCATGGTTCCGCCGATGATGCGCACGTCAGGCCTCTTCTCCGCAGGCGTTCGGGTCCAAAATTAGCGAGAAATTAGCACAGCCCCCCGAAGCCGTCAAGAACCGAGCGGGTTGCGGATTTCTTTTGGACACAGTACATTAAGGTTCATCGGACCATTTCAATGTCAACCTGCGCGAGTATGTTCTTGGAGGGACTATGCCCATGGAAAGAAAGGCACTGGCCCCTTATGCGGCCCTCAGCAAGGAGAGCCTGGGGCGCCGCTTCGACGAGCCTTTCAAGGATTCCCGGCCGGCCTTTGAAAGGGACCGGGACCGGATCATCCATTGCGCGGCCTTTCGGCGCCTCGAGTACAAGACCCAGGTCTTTGTCAACCACGAGGGGGACTACTACCGGACCCGCCTGACCCATTCCCTGGAGGTGGCCCAGATCGCCCGGGGGATCGCCCGCAGGCTCTCCCTCAACGAGGACCTGACCGAGGCCCTCGCCCTCGCCCACGACCTGGGCCACACCCCTTTCGGCCACACCGGGGAGGACGTTCTCAACCGGCTCATGGCCGAGTTCGGCGGTTTTGAACATAACCGGCAGTCCCTGAGGGTCGTCGAGGAACTCGAAGAGCGTTACCCGGGGTTCAACGGCCTCAACCTTTCCTGGGAAACCCGGGAAGGGATCATCAAGCACTCTTCCGAGTTCGACCACCCGGACGCCTCCGATGCGGCCGAATATCGCCCGGAGATCCAGCCCACCCTTGAGGCCCAGCTCATCGACCTCGCCGATGAAATCGCCTACAACAACCACGACATCGATGACGGGCTGAAAGCTGGCCATATCCGGCAGGAAGATCTGGTGGGTCTGGACCTCTGGGATGAAACTTCCCGCCTGGTCAGTGAAAAGTTCCCTCTTCTCGACCAGGAACGTCACATCTACCAGACCATCAGCCATCTCATCGGCGCCCTGATTGAAGACCTGGTCGTCACCACGGCCAGCAACATCACCCTCCACGGCATTACCGACCTTGAAAGCGTCCGCCGCCACTCTTCCCGCCTCGTTGCTTTCAGCCCCGAGATGAAAAGGAAAAACGGCCAGCTGAAGTCGTTCCTTTTCCATCGGCTCTACCATCATTACAAGGTGGAACGCATGCGCGTCAAGGCGGAGCGTTTCATTACCCTCCTGTTCGAAACCTACATTTCGTCTCCCTTCCTGCTCCCCTTCAACTACCAGAACAAATTCGAAAAGGCTGGCCGCGAGAGGGTCATCTGCGACCATATTGCAGGGATGACGGACCGCTACGCTCTCGACGAATACAAAAGACTGTTTGAGCCCTACGAGAGGGTCTGACAGCGTGTCCGGACACGTTTCATTTCCCAAGGGAGGGCTGCCCCGGCGGTCCTCCTTTTTGCCGTTGAGTCGCTAAGAAGAGGGCCCCGCCAGGGCCTGGGGGGCCTCTTCGCGACAGGAGCCGTTTGACTTTCCACCAGCCGGGGCTAGCTTTTATAAAGAGATCTGTTTGGGGAAAGGGAGAACGGCGACATCATGAAAGACACCTCCTACTGGCCAGCAGTCCCAAACCGTAAAAATGCGGCTCTCCGGGTCGTTGCTGGCTACCTGCTGTTTTGGGGGGCATGGTCCCTATTTGCCGCCAACGTTCTGGAATTGGTCGTCCCCGCGTCTTCTCCGGGTCTGCTCAAAGGTCTTAAGGAAGGGCTTTTTATTTGTTTCTCGGCCGTCCTGGTCTTTGCCCTGGTGCGCGGCAACCTCTCTTCGCAGCGACGGGAAGACGAGAGGCTGCAGGAGATCATGCGGGGGGTTTCTGCCCAGGTGGGAGACGCTTTTTTCGACCAGCTTTCCCTTCAACTCAGCCGGGCGTTGAACGTAGAGTATGCCTTTATCGGACAATTCGATGATCAGAACGGCGACGAGTTGAAAACCGTGGCGGTCTCGGTGCGGGGGAAAAAACGAGCCAATTTCATCGACCCTCTCGAGGGATCCCCCTGCGGCGAAATCAGGGACGGGCACTCCTTCTGCCTGGCTGAGGATGCGCGGCGGCACTTTCCCCACTCCCCGCTCCTGTCTGAGCGGGGAGTGGAGAGCTTCGTCGGCACCCCCCTGTTCGATTCGGACGATAACCCCATGGGCCTCATCGCAGTGATGGATGGCCGGCCGATCACCGACCGTTACCGGGCCGAATCGATGCTGAGGATTTTTGCCGCCCGCGCTTCCGCGGAGCTGGAGCGACAACGCAATGAAAACGCCATCGCCCGGCTGGCATTTTACGACTCCGTCACCGGTCTGCCCAAGCAGCAACTGTTCAAAGAGCGGCTCGACGAGGCCATTGCCGCGGCCAGGCTCAAGGGACAGGAATTGGAGGTCCTTTACCTGGACTTCGATCGTTTCCGGACCATTGTAAGGACCCTGGGCCATCCCGCAGAAGAGGTTCTTCTCAAGGAGATCTCCGGGCGGCTGTCCGATGCCCTTGAGGGGGAGGAGTTCCTCGCCCAGGCAGGAAGCGACGAGTTTCTACTGATGGCCACAGACGTTGAATCCCCCGAGAAGGCCGAAGGGCTGGCCTCTCGACTGCTCGAAGCCCTGCAGGCCCCCTTCAGCTACCAGGGGCACTCCCTGCACCTGTCGGCGAGCATCGGCCTGGCCATGTTTCCCTATGACGGCGAGGACACCGAGACCATGATAAGGAACGCCGACGCGGCGAGAACTCGAACCAAGCAGATGGGGGGGAATCACTATCAGTTTTACTTCCCGGATATCGGGAACTACTCTCTCAGTGCCCTAATCCTTGAAAACCGTCTTCATCAGGCTCTTGAAAAGGATGAGTTCGCCCTGCGATACCAGCCGCAGATGAATCTGCGCACTGGCCTCGTCGAGGGCATGGAAGCACTCGTGTTCTGGAAGCAACCCGAGGCGAAACCGGTCGGCCCCTCCGATTTCATCCCCCTGGCGGAGGAGACCGGTCTGATCGACCCTATCGGCGAGTGGGTTCTGCGCGAGGCCTGCGTGCAGAATCGCAGGTGGCAAGAGGCGGGACTGCCACCACAGCGGATGTCGGTCAACGTCTCTGCGCGGCAGTTTTTTCAGAGCAGCATTGTGGAACTGGTCGCCAGGATACTGGAGGAAACGGGTCTGGAGGGGCGGTGGCTGGGGCTGGAGATCACCGAAAGCGTGATCATGCAAGATGTCAAGCAGGCCATCGATACCCTGCATCAACTTAAGGCGATGGGAGTTCAGGTTATTATCGACGATTTTGGAACGGGGTACTCATCCCTGAGCTACCTCAAGCAGTTCCCCATCGACACGTTGAAACTCTACCAGTCCTTTGTTGCCGGGATTCCGGACGATACCGGCGACAAGGCGATCACGGCAGCGGTGATCGCCATGGCTCATACTCTGAACTTGGAGTTGGTCGCCGAGGGGGTCGAGAAGGCGGAACAGCGTGACTTCCTCAGCGAAAAGGGCTGCGACAAGATCCAGGGGTTCCTTTTCAGCGTTCCCCTCAAAGCCGAGGAGGTCACGGAGCTTCTTTCCGGATGAAGCTCAGGGGAGCTTGATTTTCGGGTCGATTCCCCGCCGGTAAAGGAGGATTGTTCTGCCTAAAACCTGGGCTACCTGGGCGCCCATTCTTTGGGAGAGGGTCTCGGCAACGTCCTTGCGATCCAGTAGGCAACCCTCCTGGATTTTGATTTTGATCAGTTCGTGAATCTCGAGGGCCTCCTCCACGGAGGCGACAAGGCTGTCCGTGAGTCCCTCTTTGCCCAACATGACGCAAGGTTTCAGATGGTGCCCGAGGCCGCGGAGGAAGCGTGCCTGTTTGCCGCTCAATTTTTCCATAGGATGACTCTCAACGAAGTTGGGGTGAGGGTAGGTTCTCTGTACGCAGAGCCTTCTCCGCAACGAGAAACGCGGCATTATAGACGAGATCCCGTTTCGCCCCAAGAAAAAAGGGCCGCTGGTCGCGGCCCCTGCTTTTTCATGGGACAGAAGGGACTTATCGACTCACTTCGACCATGTACGACACGGCGGCTTCCACCTCGGCATCGGAGAGGGACATGTCGCCTCCTCTCGGGGGCATGACGCCCTGTTCGCCCTGAAAGCCGAGAAGGGCATGCTCGACAAGGGTCTCCATGCCTTGGTCGATGCGCGCCGCCCAGGCCTCGGAGTCCCCTGCTTTCGGCGCACCGGCGACGCCCAGGCCGTGGCAAATCACGCACAGCTTTTGAAAAACCCTTTCCCCCTCGTCCTGGTTCGTTTCCGGGGTGGACGAGAGGAGGGTCTCCGCCGAGACAGAAGCCTGGGCTTCGGAGGCATCTCGGGCCGGTCCGCAGGAGGTCAACAAAAGAGCGCTTGCGAAAACCAGTCCCAGGCGGATTCCCATTTGCCCGGTTCTGCAAGGGATCGTTTTCCGAAAGGGGGCAGCAGGACTCATCCTAGCGGCTCTTTTCGATCATGAAGTGGACCGCTGCCTTGACCTCCTCGTCGGAGAGTGTTGCGATTCCTCCCCGAGCCGGCATATAGCCGGCAGCCCCTTTGTATCCAATGAGGGAATGGGACACCAGGGTTTCCATTCCCTGGGCGAGCCTTGGCTGCCAGGCCTCCTTGTCTCCGGTCTTCGGCGCCCCGGCCACCCCGGCGCTATGGCAGGCCGCACATGCCTTTTGATAGATTCCCGCGCCAAGGTCCTTGTCAGCCGCGCCCTTCTCGAGCTCCGGTTGGTCTTCTCCCGAGGGGGCAAGGCTTGCGGCTGGCGGTGCTGTTTCGGTCTTGGCCTGAACGGGGGCGGATTTTACGGGGGGAGCCTTTTCCCCCTCCTTGCCGCAGCCCATCAAAAGCAAACAGAGGATTGACACAAATACCCAGAAGCGCACCATGAAACCTCCCTAAATTAGAAGCGGTTTGTCGGTTGGAATGGAATTTTCAACGGATATATAACAGAAAAAATATAACAGAGATTTATACATTTTCTACTCCTTCAGCTTTCTCCGCGGCTCCTTTTGGGAACCCTGGATTCCCCCCTTTCCGCTCCCGTTACCTTTGCCGGCCGATTATATTGTTTGGTTGCGAGGGCACCGGTCTTTGTGGTCTTATTGTATTCTGAAAATGAGCGGGGAAGAGCGCTGAGTCCGGAACCTCGCCTCTCTAGTTCGGAGACAGCCATGAAAGTACGTCTCACCATTTTGTGCGAGAATACCGTCGGGCGTCCCATTAAGGCCGTGGGGGAACATGGGTTTGCCTGCTTCGTGGAAACCGTGGGGGGCAATTACCTCTTCGACACCGGACAGGGTGCGGGCATTCTGCGCAACGCCTCGGTCCTGAACAAGGATCTCGCCGGCATCGAGTCCCTGGTCCTCAGTCACGGCCACTACGATCACGCCGGGGGCCTGGTCGATGTTCTTGGGGCGACCGGCGAGCTGAAGGTTCATGCCCAACCTGAAATCTTTCAGGAGCGCTTTTGGGTCGGGGAACACGAAAAGCGATTTATCGGAATCCCCTACAGAAGGCCTCTCCTCGAGGCGCTCGGCGCCCGCTTTCACTTCGAACGGCAGTTCCGGGATATCGCACCGGGGGTTTTCCTCAGCGGAGAGGTTCCCCGTACGACCTCCTTCGAGAGGGGCGACCCTCACCTGATGGTCACCTCGGATACGGGGGACGGTTTTGAACCCGACCCCTTCAAAGACGATCTCTCCCTTGTCCTTGACACAGCGAAGGGCCTGGTCGTCGTCGTAGGGTGCGCTCACGCGGGGCTTGTGAACATCATGCGTCACGTTCTCGACCAGACCGGGAAGGACCGCATTTACGCGGTGGTGGGAGGGACCCACCTGGCCGGGGCGAACGAAGAGCAGTTCGACGCCACCCTGGGGGCGTTGCAGGATTTCGGAATCGAGAAGATAGGAACCTCTCACTGCACCGGGCAGCTGCGGGGAGCTCAGATCCAATCCCGGTTCGGGAGGCGTTTTTTCTTCGCTTCGGTGGGGGCCTCTCTGGAAGCAGGATAACGTTGACGGGTCTC contains the following coding sequences:
- a CDS encoding EAL domain-containing protein, whose protein sequence is MNFFNSIKKKVWLCVNVAFFGFLVATLSMLYSNTQVSEHLAITEDFDFPLAQKSTRVLNLFKEQKALYEEGYLVGQAESVAEANRLGIEILAVFDEMLSLKGDARYQHMEEHRGCDKLIYMYREYFDLASRLYPVLARGEDPTTRLEEVRKVGLFQTELLAKLTKSAEKYNKTVIDDLAFLKVRARYSNIFLINLFALVLLVTLILVNYVGNRMLIRPLGHIKEMVGRFGRGETIHPPEMNLESRDEIAQLGSAFLQMTENLLKTTVSKAYVDNILENMRDGLVVVGEDLNIKTVNKALLDMLGYEQGKALGEQIDAILVTAGEGRATPATLVCQNEERKFRASDGRQIPILFSGTELFDGDGHTQGYVCVGIDITDLKRAQMKIEEQHRFLNNIFDSIQHPFYVVNVADYTISMSNSVFRPEGGLGDVTCHQLTHDSPVPCRGEEHICPLKEVVRTKEPVTTEHLHGDRIFEVHGYPIFDAAGEVVQMIEYSLDITERKEAERRLAQLAEVDFLTGLPNRKVLHDNLKQALALARRQGQRVGVLFLDLDRFKVINDSLGHTFGDLLLKSVGQRLAGCLRESDIIARFGGDEFVVILPGMVEEKDASLAAERIIEGLEEPIEVEGHTIFCSTSIGIAVYPHDGSDPEALLKNADTAMYLAKGQGGGCYQFFSREMDVQTQDRLNLENQMRRALQQKDFLLHFQPQFDIRNHQVIGSEALVRWKGGDGELIPPGRFIPLAEETGLIIPLGEWILRSACAQNKAWQRAGLKPTTVAVNISGRQLQQDDFIGMVERVLEETGLDAKYLELELTESTIIQNVQKNILILRRLKEMGISLAIDDFGTGYSSLSYLKDFPIDRLKIDRAFIRHIGERAADEAFAKAIIAMSRSLGVEVLAEGVEARSQLVFLQLNECHHAQGFFLGKPLPADEFTALLESPRDLIPSLSLVKP
- the coaD gene encoding pantetheine-phosphate adenylyltransferase, whose translation is MPSHVAVYPGSFDPVTYGHLDIIQRGLQVFDKIVVAVARNSEKNALFTIDERLEMIREAVGNEPRLELDTFDGLLVDYVVSRESRVILRGLRAVSDFEYEFQIAQMNHTVQEKVETLFMMTSVPYGYLSSSIVKEVASLKGPVDSFVPPVVKKALEKKFGPTKSSP
- the rsmD gene encoding 16S rRNA (guanine(966)-N(2))-methyltransferase RsmD, whose amino-acid sequence is MRIIGGTMKGKKLATFSGRHIRPTPDRVREAIFSILFSRAGTLSGNSVLDLFSGTGAMALEALSRGAGRAVLIDQGAEAARLITENLRACEFLERAEFRSQDVLSALPRLPAERPFDLIFLDPPYRKGLVPTVLEAIAVRGLLAPGGWIVAEEARGEDVAPLPGGLVLCESRNYGATAVHLLTHNEQKAQG
- a CDS encoding deoxyguanosinetriphosphate triphosphohydrolase, with amino-acid sequence MERKALAPYAALSKESLGRRFDEPFKDSRPAFERDRDRIIHCAAFRRLEYKTQVFVNHEGDYYRTRLTHSLEVAQIARGIARRLSLNEDLTEALALAHDLGHTPFGHTGEDVLNRLMAEFGGFEHNRQSLRVVEELEERYPGFNGLNLSWETREGIIKHSSEFDHPDASDAAEYRPEIQPTLEAQLIDLADEIAYNNHDIDDGLKAGHIRQEDLVGLDLWDETSRLVSEKFPLLDQERHIYQTISHLIGALIEDLVVTTASNITLHGITDLESVRRHSSRLVAFSPEMKRKNGQLKSFLFHRLYHHYKVERMRVKAERFITLLFETYISSPFLLPFNYQNKFEKAGRERVICDHIAGMTDRYALDEYKRLFEPYERV
- a CDS encoding EAL domain-containing protein — protein: MKDTSYWPAVPNRKNAALRVVAGYLLFWGAWSLFAANVLELVVPASSPGLLKGLKEGLFICFSAVLVFALVRGNLSSQRREDERLQEIMRGVSAQVGDAFFDQLSLQLSRALNVEYAFIGQFDDQNGDELKTVAVSVRGKKRANFIDPLEGSPCGEIRDGHSFCLAEDARRHFPHSPLLSERGVESFVGTPLFDSDDNPMGLIAVMDGRPITDRYRAESMLRIFAARASAELERQRNENAIARLAFYDSVTGLPKQQLFKERLDEAIAAARLKGQELEVLYLDFDRFRTIVRTLGHPAEEVLLKEISGRLSDALEGEEFLAQAGSDEFLLMATDVESPEKAEGLASRLLEALQAPFSYQGHSLHLSASIGLAMFPYDGEDTETMIRNADAARTRTKQMGGNHYQFYFPDIGNYSLSALILENRLHQALEKDEFALRYQPQMNLRTGLVEGMEALVFWKQPEAKPVGPSDFIPLAEETGLIDPIGEWVLREACVQNRRWQEAGLPPQRMSVNVSARQFFQSSIVELVARILEETGLEGRWLGLEITESVIMQDVKQAIDTLHQLKAMGVQVIIDDFGTGYSSLSYLKQFPIDTLKLYQSFVAGIPDDTGDKAITAAVIAMAHTLNLELVAEGVEKAEQRDFLSEKGCDKIQGFLFSVPLKAEEVTELLSG
- the yhbY gene encoding ribosome assembly RNA-binding protein YhbY, translated to MEKLSGKQARFLRGLGHHLKPCVMLGKEGLTDSLVASVEEALEIHELIKIKIQEGCLLDRKDVAETLSQRMGAQVAQVLGRTILLYRRGIDPKIKLP
- a CDS encoding c-type cytochrome, whose translation is MGIRLGLVFASALLLTSCGPARDASEAQASVSAETLLSSTPETNQDEGERVFQKLCVICHGLGVAGAPKAGDSEAWAARIDQGMETLVEHALLGFQGEQGVMPPRGGDMSLSDAEVEAAVSYMVEVSR
- a CDS encoding c-type cytochrome, with protein sequence MVRFWVFVSILCLLLMGCGKEGEKAPPVKSAPVQAKTETAPPAASLAPSGEDQPELEKGAADKDLGAGIYQKACAACHSAGVAGAPKTGDKEAWQPRLAQGMETLVSHSLIGYKGAAGYMPARGGIATLSDEEVKAAVHFMIEKSR
- a CDS encoding MBL fold metallo-hydrolase encodes the protein MKVRLTILCENTVGRPIKAVGEHGFACFVETVGGNYLFDTGQGAGILRNASVLNKDLAGIESLVLSHGHYDHAGGLVDVLGATGELKVHAQPEIFQERFWVGEHEKRFIGIPYRRPLLEALGARFHFERQFRDIAPGVFLSGEVPRTTSFERGDPHLMVTSDTGDGFEPDPFKDDLSLVLDTAKGLVVVVGCAHAGLVNIMRHVLDQTGKDRIYAVVGGTHLAGANEEQFDATLGALQDFGIEKIGTSHCTGQLRGAQIQSRFGRRFFFASVGASLEAG